A genomic region of Candidatus Eisenbacteria bacterium contains the following coding sequences:
- a CDS encoding AsmA-like C-terminal region-containing protein — translation MKKTLIVIAALLLLLVAALFIVPLVFEGQIKEMVKHEANKRMAAALDFDDIGLSLIRHFPKATLTIDKMIIVNKEPFAGDTLLVLPEFEGTVNLGSLIGGGPLEIVSIHLIEPHMNLRVGQDGRNNWQIFAESPPEDVSAVDASTKPFNLAVQTYEIKDGHLSYQDEAGGVQVLVAGLRHQGHGDFSQSQFLLATHTEIAAMTVLMQGTTYLSEAQVVAKADINVDLVNKKYVFADNEIRLNDLALAFTGWAAQRGEEVELDLRLGAPEADLKSLLSMIPFVYQKDFEDLSAEGQLKLAGEIKGVSSKTSLPNFDISVNLNEGRAKYSQMPTSIDQVQMTLQISNRGKEPDDVVVKLDSLHFEILGKAVDITGSVKTPLSDPLLDLNIIGSVDLGTAVNIAPLEQVPDLKGDLRSELHLKGNLSDAEKGHADKFSVSGVLVFTDVDYGSAQLPERLKVSNAQITFSPQRITLDKLIAKVGKSDVSANGLLEDVVGYIFAKKTLKGTLVVKSSFLDLNPWVTDESEKLQAVELPAGVEILMQADFGRVLYDNLELADAAGNLQLKDQILSLLDLHTKTLGGTVVASGNYSFIPPKRPHLFLDAKVTELSIPTTFEKLEAVQRFAPIAHHLVGSFSGEINIDSDLDAALLPMWQEFFSKGQLRIPKVDLKGFAPLDMVADNLQLAKLKNPSMHNLDPAYLIEGGRFRLKPIDFSIDNYLITVSGSNGLDKSIDYKLTIHVPASELKSKTNSFISQLVGQDIAALTNETIVIDVAIGGTLTSPSVKTSLAQIIKGAVTDPLKDAVTAEVDKQKLEAEKKAQEEIAKQKLELEKKKKEAEEKIKNKLKDLFKKP, via the coding sequence ATGAAGAAAACTCTCATCGTAATTGCCGCGCTATTGCTCCTGCTCGTGGCAGCACTGTTCATAGTGCCGCTGGTATTTGAGGGGCAGATCAAGGAAATGGTCAAGCATGAAGCCAACAAGCGCATGGCTGCCGCTCTCGATTTCGATGACATCGGCCTCAGCCTGATCAGACATTTCCCCAAAGCAACACTCACGATCGACAAAATGATAATCGTCAACAAGGAGCCATTTGCCGGCGATACCCTGCTGGTGCTGCCGGAATTCGAGGGGACAGTCAATCTCGGCAGTCTTATCGGCGGCGGCCCGCTGGAGATCGTGTCTATTCACCTGATTGAGCCGCACATGAATCTGCGGGTGGGGCAGGATGGACGCAACAACTGGCAGATATTTGCCGAATCGCCCCCGGAAGATGTATCCGCGGTGGACGCGTCCACCAAGCCGTTCAATCTGGCAGTACAAACCTATGAAATTAAGGATGGCCATCTCAGTTACCAGGATGAGGCCGGCGGCGTGCAGGTGCTTGTCGCGGGATTGCGGCATCAGGGGCATGGTGATTTCAGTCAGAGCCAGTTCCTATTGGCGACCCATACCGAGATTGCGGCAATGACCGTTTTGATGCAGGGAACAACCTATCTCAGCGAAGCGCAGGTTGTGGCAAAGGCGGATATCAATGTGGACCTCGTGAACAAGAAGTACGTTTTCGCTGATAATGAGATACGTCTCAATGATCTCGCGCTTGCATTTACTGGGTGGGCTGCTCAGCGTGGGGAAGAGGTGGAACTTGATCTGAGGCTTGGTGCCCCTGAGGCTGATTTGAAAAGCCTGCTGTCGATGATCCCCTTTGTATATCAAAAAGACTTTGAGGACCTTTCCGCCGAGGGCCAACTGAAATTGGCCGGCGAGATCAAGGGTGTCAGCAGCAAGACGTCGCTTCCGAACTTCGACATCAGCGTCAATCTCAATGAGGGCCGGGCGAAATACTCGCAGATGCCGACCTCAATTGATCAGGTGCAAATGACTCTCCAAATCAGCAACCGCGGTAAAGAACCTGATGATGTCGTGGTTAAACTTGACAGCCTTCATTTCGAGATCCTCGGCAAGGCGGTTGACATCACCGGCTCAGTGAAAACGCCGCTGTCCGATCCCCTGCTTGACTTGAATATCATAGGCTCCGTGGATCTGGGAACTGCCGTCAATATCGCCCCGCTCGAGCAGGTACCCGACCTCAAAGGCGACCTGCGGTCGGAGTTGCATCTGAAGGGCAATTTGTCGGATGCCGAGAAGGGCCACGCCGACAAGTTCAGTGTCAGCGGCGTACTGGTCTTCACCGATGTGGATTATGGCTCCGCGCAGCTTCCCGAACGTCTGAAAGTGAGCAACGCTCAGATCACCTTTTCGCCGCAGCGAATCACACTTGACAAGCTAATAGCCAAAGTCGGCAAGAGTGATGTCAGCGCCAATGGGCTGCTGGAAGATGTTGTCGGTTACATCTTCGCCAAGAAGACGCTCAAAGGTACGCTTGTTGTCAAGTCGAGCTTCCTTGATCTGAATCCCTGGGTGACCGACGAGAGTGAAAAGTTGCAGGCAGTGGAACTCCCGGCTGGTGTTGAGATTCTGATGCAGGCTGATTTCGGACGCGTGCTTTACGATAACCTGGAATTGGCCGATGCTGCCGGCAATCTTCAACTGAAGGATCAAATACTGAGCTTGCTCGATCTGCATACGAAGACATTGGGAGGAACGGTCGTTGCCAGCGGCAACTATAGTTTCATCCCGCCGAAACGACCTCATCTCTTCCTCGATGCCAAGGTAACCGAACTGAGCATACCGACCACCTTTGAAAAGCTGGAAGCAGTACAGCGTTTCGCGCCCATCGCACATCATCTGGTGGGTTCATTTAGCGGCGAGATCAATATCGACTCCGATCTCGATGCCGCATTGCTGCCCATGTGGCAGGAATTCTTCAGCAAAGGTCAACTCCGTATTCCCAAGGTTGATTTGAAGGGATTCGCACCGCTCGACATGGTAGCCGACAACCTCCAGCTTGCCAAACTCAAGAATCCCTCAATGCACAACCTGGATCCGGCCTATCTAATCGAGGGCGGCCGTTTCCGACTCAAGCCGATCGACTTTTCCATAGACAATTACCTGATCACAGTCTCGGGTTCGAACGGACTCGATAAGTCAATCGACTACAAACTGACAATCCATGTCCCCGCATCTGAACTCAAATCGAAAACGAACTCTTTCATCTCACAACTGGTGGGTCAGGACATCGCCGCTCTGACCAATGAAACGATTGTGATCGATGTGGCCATCGGGGGCACCCTGACGAGTCCCAGTGTCAAGACTTCACTCGCGCAGATCATCAAGGGTGCGGTCACTGATCCACTCAAAGACGCCGTCACGGCTGAAGTGGACAAACAGAAACTCGAGGCAGAGAAGAAGGCGCAAGAGGAAATCGCCAAGCAGAAACTGGAGCTTGAGAAGAAAAAGAAAGAAGCGGAGGAGAAGATCAAGAACAAGCTGAAGGACTTGTTCAAGAAACCGTAA
- a CDS encoding AAA family ATPase gives MVEVTRTLDLNALLQKKSHFLFGPRQTGKTFLIRRSLADARIFDLLDSSVFLALSNNPGRLEEEISPKDSVIVIDEIQRLPELLNEVHRLIESRGLRFLLTGSSARKLRRGGVNLLGGRVRTKFLHPLTYQELGDRFDLLKMASRGLLPSIYFSDDPAADLEAYVGSYLQQEIAAEGATRNVPAFSRFLRIAALCNATIVNYTKVANDAQVARTTVYDYFDILRDTLIVHELPAWKKSLKRKPIVSSKYYFFDVGVVASLQGRAFRIGTPEFGEAFETYIFHELRCQRDSVSGEILSYWRSTSGFEVDFIIGDHTAIEAKAKKNITSDDLRGLRALSEEKKLKQMICVSLEPRVRQVGGIRILPWQVFLDELWKGKLERR, from the coding sequence ATGGTAGAAGTAACGCGTACCCTGGATCTAAATGCTCTCCTGCAGAAGAAATCTCATTTCTTGTTCGGACCCCGTCAGACCGGCAAGACCTTCTTAATCCGCCGCTCTCTGGCCGACGCCCGAATCTTCGATCTCCTCGATTCTTCCGTCTTTCTGGCGCTCAGCAATAATCCGGGCCGATTGGAAGAGGAAATCTCCCCAAAGGACAGCGTCATCGTCATTGACGAGATTCAGAGACTCCCGGAACTTTTGAATGAGGTTCACCGCCTGATTGAATCCCGAGGGCTTCGATTCTTGCTCACGGGGTCAAGCGCACGCAAACTCCGACGAGGAGGGGTCAATCTATTGGGAGGTAGAGTCCGCACGAAGTTTCTTCATCCATTGACTTATCAAGAGCTGGGTGATCGTTTCGATCTGTTGAAGATGGCTTCGCGGGGTCTCCTCCCTTCAATCTACTTCTCCGACGATCCTGCTGCAGATCTGGAAGCCTATGTGGGCTCATATCTGCAGCAAGAAATTGCCGCGGAGGGCGCTACCCGCAATGTACCCGCTTTCAGCCGCTTCCTACGCATCGCCGCCCTTTGCAATGCCACTATTGTGAATTATACAAAGGTCGCAAACGACGCGCAGGTGGCAAGGACAACCGTCTACGATTACTTCGATATCTTGAGGGACACACTCATTGTTCATGAGCTTCCGGCATGGAAAAAGTCTCTTAAACGAAAGCCCATCGTGAGTTCGAAGTACTACTTTTTCGACGTTGGAGTCGTGGCATCCCTGCAGGGCAGGGCATTCAGGATCGGCACGCCGGAGTTCGGTGAAGCCTTTGAAACTTACATTTTCCACGAGCTTCGCTGCCAAAGAGATTCTGTATCCGGCGAAATCTTGAGCTATTGGCGATCCACCTCAGGTTTTGAAGTTGACTTTATCATTGGCGATCACACGGCCATTGAGGCGAAAGCTAAGAAGAATATTACTTCTGATGATCTTAGGGGTTTGCGAGCCCTCTCAGAGGAGAAGAAACTCAAGCAGATGATCTGCGTGAGTTTAGAACCACGTGTCCGGCAGGTCGGTGGGATACGGATCCTACCATGGCAAGTGTTCCTGGATGAACTCTGGAAGGGAAAACTGGAGCGGCGGTAG
- a CDS encoding DUF5123 domain-containing protein, which yields MVQPSYSETWHVYEDGSGDAPTIQAAIDSASAGDDVLIHPGVYSDLHPDPWGDWNTIITMKDSIWIHSSDGPEVTILDAQDQGRVVVCWAEYAGNISSEAVVEGLTLTHGREGGYGAPGGGAINVEGSPSPDLCTPVFKGLHIVENNALSGAALEILFASPTISGCWIEGNFSSIDIIGTFDGTLTFRQNVVVNNTCSDFPLFRFHSNTAFIEGNTFAFNESGSYGGIIEHTGSGTYKNNIIAFNVGSGNASLEHLECSCNDVYGNLIDFGPFGVDGHISADPQFCDPDNGDFTLTASSPCLPGHHPDNTDCGLIGALPIGCPISSVPTPAPIPTTWGLLKLNSRENKR from the coding sequence ATGGTACAGCCTTCATACTCTGAAACATGGCATGTCTACGAGGACGGGAGTGGTGACGCACCGACCATCCAAGCAGCGATCGACTCCGCCTCGGCGGGGGATGATGTCCTGATCCATCCCGGTGTGTATTCCGATTTGCATCCCGACCCGTGGGGAGATTGGAACACAATCATCACAATGAAAGACAGTATCTGGATTCACAGCTCCGATGGCCCCGAAGTCACGATACTCGATGCTCAGGACCAGGGAAGAGTTGTTGTCTGTTGGGCAGAATATGCGGGGAATATCAGCTCTGAAGCCGTAGTGGAGGGCCTCACACTCACGCATGGCAGAGAAGGAGGTTATGGCGCCCCCGGCGGTGGAGCGATCAATGTCGAGGGGTCGCCGTCTCCCGATCTTTGCACCCCGGTCTTTAAGGGTCTTCACATTGTCGAAAACAACGCCTTGTCGGGAGCCGCATTGGAGATTCTTTTTGCGTCCCCCACCATAAGTGGGTGTTGGATTGAAGGCAACTTCAGCAGTATAGATATCATTGGAACATTTGACGGTACTCTTACATTTAGACAAAATGTGGTCGTCAACAATACCTGCTCTGACTTCCCGCTCTTCCGCTTTCACAGCAATACTGCATTCATCGAAGGCAATACCTTTGCGTTTAACGAGAGTGGATCCTATGGTGGAATCATCGAGCACACCGGATCTGGGACCTACAAGAATAACATTATTGCTTTCAATGTGGGGAGTGGGAACGCTAGCTTGGAGCATCTTGAATGCTCCTGCAATGACGTGTATGGAAATTTGATCGATTTTGGCCCCTTCGGCGTAGACGGGCATATAAGCGCCGATCCTCAATTCTGTGATCCCGACAACGGCGATTTCACCCTGACTGCCAGCTCCCCCTGCTTGCCCGGTCACCACCCGGATAATACCGACTGCGGGTTGATAGGCGCTCTTCCAATTGGCTGCCCAATTTCCTCCGTTCCGACACCAGCCCCTATTCCGACCACGTGGGGCCTATTAAAACTCAATTCCCGCGAGAATAAACGCTAG